The proteins below come from a single Salinivibrio kushneri genomic window:
- the atpG gene encoding F0F1 ATP synthase subunit gamma, which translates to MAGAKEIRNKIGSVKNTQKITKAMEMVAASKMRKTQEAMESSRPYAVTMRKVIGHLALGNLEYRHPYLEEREAKRVGYIIISTDRGLCGGLNINLFKSVINDMESWSQKGAEIDMALVGAKATAFFNSYGGNVVAQTSGLGDTPVLEDLIGTVGVMLKKYDEGELDRLYLVFNKFENTMVQTPVIDQLLPLPKSDDEEMQRSHAWDYIYEPEPKPLLDTLLVRYAESQVYQGVVENLASEQAARMVAMKAATDNAGNLIDDLQLVYNKARQAAITQELSEIVSGASAV; encoded by the coding sequence ATGGCCGGCGCAAAAGAGATTCGTAATAAGATCGGAAGTGTGAAAAACACACAGAAGATCACTAAAGCGATGGAAATGGTGGCAGCCTCCAAAATGCGTAAAACGCAAGAAGCCATGGAGTCGTCACGTCCATACGCTGTCACTATGCGCAAAGTGATCGGTCATCTTGCACTGGGTAACTTGGAGTACCGCCATCCTTATTTGGAAGAGCGGGAAGCCAAGCGCGTTGGTTACATCATCATTTCTACTGACCGCGGACTGTGTGGTGGCTTGAACATTAACTTGTTCAAAAGTGTCATCAACGATATGGAAAGCTGGAGCCAAAAAGGTGCCGAAATCGATATGGCACTGGTTGGGGCGAAAGCCACCGCTTTCTTTAACAGTTATGGCGGAAATGTAGTCGCACAAACTTCTGGCCTGGGTGACACCCCAGTACTGGAAGACCTCATCGGTACCGTTGGGGTGATGCTGAAAAAATATGATGAAGGTGAGCTGGACCGCTTGTACCTGGTTTTCAACAAATTTGAAAACACCATGGTACAGACCCCAGTGATCGATCAATTGCTGCCTTTGCCAAAGTCAGACGACGAGGAGATGCAGCGCAGCCACGCTTGGGATTATATCTATGAACCTGAGCCGAAGCCGTTGCTCGATACCTTGTTGGTTCGCTATGCCGAATCGCAAGTGTATCAAGGTGTGGTAGAGAACCTCGCCAGTGAGCAAGCGGCACGTATGGTGGCAATGAAAGCTGCGACCGATAATGCGGGGAATCTGATTGATGATCTGCAGTTGGTTTACAACAAAGCCCGTCAGGCTGCAATCACCCAGGAGCTGTCAGAAATTGTTTCTGGCGCAAGTGCGGTGTAA